From a region of the Mauremys mutica isolate MM-2020 ecotype Southern chromosome 12, ASM2049712v1, whole genome shotgun sequence genome:
- the LOC123344931 gene encoding cystatin-B-like, which yields MRRCGGLMGAQPATPEAQQVADEVKLQVEEKEGKKFEVFTAVEFKTQVVAGINYFIKVHVGNEEFLHLRWFKSLPHENKPLSLSSYQSSKTKHDELTYF from the coding sequence ATGAGGAGGTGCGGGGGGCTGATGGGCGCCCAGCCGGCCACCCCGGAAGCGCAGCAGGTTGCCGACGAGGTGAAACTTCAGGTGGAagaaaaagaagggaagaaaTTTGAGGTCTTCACTGCTGTGGAGTTTAAAACTCAGGTGGTTGCTGGAATAAACTACTTCATCAAGGTCCATGTTGGCAATGAGGAGTTCTTGCACTTGCGGTGGTTCAAAAGCCTTCCTCATGAGAACAAACCTCTGAGCCTCTCCAGTTATCAGAGCAGCAAGACTAAGCATGATGAGCTGACTTACTTTTAG